GCCATCCGTGAAGGAAAGATTGCCATAAATTGATTCAAAATGacatgaaaatgaaaacgaggaagaagatgagaacTGATGATAGTTATTGTACCTCTGGAACTGAGAGCTCAAGACGAAATTTGGGACCATCATAGTGATGCAAGACTGGCCTAAAGGCATCTTCTTCCAAAGCCTTGCAGACTTTCCTAACACGGATTCTTACCTATCATAATATGTAAAACCAGAGTATTAGCATATCAGATATCTGCCATATAtgccaaaaaaagaaagaaagagcaaaGCTTTGCAATTCACCAATCCAAATATCTACCTGAGCAGGAAACCTAGATTCGCCTTTACATTTCTTATCTTCCCAAGCAGTTGGATCAATGTTGGACCCCCCAAAAGTTGTAGCCTGAacaaaattgatatcaagacATAAGAAATCAATCTAGGCACATAAGCAATCCATCTCACAATTCCTCTTAAGGAAAAGAGCTTTAGCTTCCATgtgacattttttttctttttctttttgataagtagcttACATGCaacatattattaaaaagaagaaagaaggataaAAGAACGTGAAagaacaaatgaaaaagaaaggttactttatttagaattatttaaatatgGCAAGTAATATAAAAACAGGAATATATCGAACAATTAACTCCCAAGCCTTTGCTTATTCACTTCATACACCTAGTTCAACAACTTCTAAATAAATTCTCTCTTAACAAGCTCATGCCCATCAAAAGGAAGGagatataataaaaaatctggCTATGGGAGCCTATTCGAAATAAGACAATCACAAGACTATGCTTTGGTCTCTCAATTAAAATGAAGTGGagaagaatgataaaaaaaaatatatatatatatattttgtcgcTAAAAGCATGATGTTCTAACGTTGAATAGTCACTGTGGTACCAAGAGCATTGCAAAGGAAACAAAGAgaacaaataagaaaaatacgAGAACAAACCTCAAAGATTCCATGCAACTGGTGGGTAGTATAATTATACAGAAAGAGAGGCAAGCCTGGGGTAATTGCCCGTACAGAATCACGATATCTTGGAGGTAAACCTGTGAAATGAAGGCAATCAGATATTCTctcaataatgaaaaataaataaattgtaaggTTTGTCTGCATATGCTGACACTCCAGATAACCGGTTTGCAAAGCTTGATGAATAGGTGCAATTATCTTGATTATTGATATGTGATGTTCCATCCTCATTATTAGTTTTTGTGCATAAAGTGCtgataataatttcaaaatccATATTCAAGCACTGGTTTAAACACAAATTACCACTCAAACCTtcaatacctttggttaagtCCAGAATAAGAAAGAGAGGATTACCAAACAGCTGTCGCTTCAAATCTTCCTGCATTGTGTCATTATTACACACAAAGATGTATCCTCCCAGCACCTCATTCCGTGGGAGGGTCTCTGTCGCTGGCAAGGTCTTGAACCTTTTGTCAACTGCATTGTTGGTGTTGGCATTTTCGTTGAtgttgctgttgttgttgttgctgctgcCATTGTCGTTAGAAGCTTTATTGCTGTGGTTATTGCCAATATACTTGGTAGCCATCAGGTTTCCCACAAGGTTTGCATTGTTTTTCTGGTACACTGCATTCATATTGAATATACCATTCCTGAAAGAACTTTTGCTCCCATTCTCAGTTAATTTAGAGTCCAAATTCAACATATTGAAGTTGAGGCTTTCAAATTTGTTATCTTCCTGGAATCCAACTTTCTCCCTTGTTCTTATTTCAGCTGGGCCTTTGGAGAGATCGAGGTTATTCATGCGCTCGCCCTTTGACCTGGTCTGCTCAGCCAATTTAGAAGCAACCATTGACCATTTGTGATCCTCTGATGCTTTTGATTGTCCACGAAGCTCAGAGGACAACTGCCAAAAGCTTTGCATGCTCTCCATAGTTGCAAAGCCTAATTCCATTGACACAAAGGACAAGTCCTTTTACATTAGtctgataaaataataaacttccTACACCCAGTGTACCTGGCTACacctattgatattaataaatttttactgataaaaaataataaacttccAAAACAAAAGGTAAGTGAAGAACACTTATTTCAACCAAAAACTTTTGGTCAAAGAAAACAAAGCATTGACTGTACTGAACAgcattaaaacataaaacaaacaCTATCAATCCAATACGATATAACAACTTCAACTGAAGGCTATTCAGAAAAGGATGAACAAGTTATCTCCGAATAAACTTCCTACACCCGTATATCTACCGAATAAGGAAAAAATAACTCTTCATGATCAAGTTATCTCCATAGGTATAttatttttacctataaaaaaaagaagttatatTATGATCCAATatgtcctttttattttttatttaaaaaaaaaatcatctcgaACAAAGACTGAAAATCAAATTTCTGGTCACTGTTGAAACAACATTTTGAGGACCCCTTACGAAGGCGAAGGGACATTCCCAATGATTACAAGGCATCAAAGAAATCAGCGAATTCATAAATCTCAACCAGAATCAAGTTTAGCATTTCCATTGCCACTGAGAAAATACTAGTCCATTCAGCAACAAATAAATCAGCTCATAACAAAACGAAAGACATCCACATCAAAAACCACATTgctccaaaaaagaaaatgaaaaaaaaaaatgtacgtTAAGATTATGAGTTCTCTTCTTTTTGTATAtgttattatttgttattttacttctataaaaaaattaaataaaaaaaagaaaagaaaagaaagaaaaaagattatgaGTTCTCTTCTTCTCTGCCCATTTTTACACCAACAAAATATGGAACTCAAAAGTCAAACCTAATTTCCCAACCCAAACGAGTTCCAAAATCTCAAACTCTAAGGGGTTGTTTGGAATAAATCTCAtcccaaacataattcaaatacaaaattttcaaactaatcattataaatttcccaaaatttcaaacaaaatattaaaaaaattcagttttttcaaatttccagataaaaataatataacaatatttaaactttataatatttttttattcaactttttctctctcactttGCAAATtccaaaaaatactcaactcaaactatctctactattcacaaattatcttactactatttacaaaagtCACGTCTCATCTCACTCTCCAAACGAGCCCTAACGGTATCTAACACAGAAATGACCGACATTACAACAAATCAAGACCTTATTCAAGCTAATCAACTAAAAGTAAAcccataaaacaaacaaaatctcCTTCTACAGTAAGATCCAAGACATGCAAGGAAATGCAATAATTGACAAACAAAATTACCAAGTAACAGCTGAACTAAGCAAAGGAAAACTTCGGAGTTTAGAGTTACAGATGATATCGAAGGCCTCAATTTAGCGGATTTACCAGGAGACGCCTCAAGAGCTCTAGATTCGGGGatccaaaagggaaagaaagggaaagagcGCACCTTTAGGCTTTATCTATCTGCTTCGTTGTGAAACCTGGAggacacgagagagagagagagagagaggggagaagAGCAGGTgggattttttatctttatagtTCTCCGTGTGCCGGAAATGCCCTTCACAGTTTACTGAATCTCGCCGCTTGCCATTAAAAGATAGAAATTCGTTTCAGTCGTTTTACATCGTAGATTTTTcgataaaaacttaaaaaatacttttacatatttatctatataataaatatgtatattttaattattttttaatgaataattatttaaaatgtgtGATACAATAGGAAGAAGATAGATTAATATAATCggatattttcatttaattaatcTTTGACTAAAACCAAATCTTTTTCATTGTAATGGGCAATTATGTTATGCATTTTCGGTCTGGTTGTGGATTtcgattatgattttttatttttttatttaataatcaagaaaatattttttaataatatttaaatttttttaaaaaagttatggTAACCCCATCAAGATTCTAGGTGTGGCTGTAGAGCTACTCTACTTAAAAACGAAAGATATTAACGGTAATACCTAATCGTTATTATCGTTATTAATTGCCGGTAACAATATTGTCGGAACTGAAATCTGCCGTATGTTTTTATGGCATATTCATTGCTGCTGGTGCCATTATTGTCCGGAGGAAGTATTTAAGGAGCCACAAAACATTACGAGGACATAGTAGGGGCAATACGGGCATTCGAAAATAAGTAGGAGAGCCCGTACGGTGTCCAAAATTAGCTGGCAAATCACTTCATACGAAGCTACGATGTCCTTATCCAATGTATTTGAGCCGTGAGAGGAAATGTAAACGAGCTACGAGAATCGGGCCAGAAGGATTGTTCATATAACTAGAAAAACAACCTCCTTAACATTCCCCCGTGAGCTGAAGACACGgactgtttttatttatttattttagtttagtATTATAATAAAGGGTGTAATCGAATCATGTTCCATATCGATGGATTGTCTCTTTAGGCGATACTATTAAGGTTGGTTTGTTGGTGCGGATTTGTTGCAGCGTAACACTAGAAAGGGTATAGGATCCACATCAATACCGCTTTCATTCACGTTTCATTGAATGTGACCATTTGGAGAGGTTTGAGACTCAACTTCTACTATGGGCCTCTGATTTTTTTGCAAAAGGCTAGGCCATTCGTATGGGCTAGTGATAGGTGGCAGGCTCACGGACTACTTCGTGGTCCAAAGGTTATAGGATATTTTGGGCTAATATAGGCCCTGTTTTTGGGTTTGGATTTAAATAATTCTTCTACATACAGTTATTCGTAGAATACAGTCGGTTGATGCAACCTGTTGCCATGTTagagttcaaaaaaataaaataaaaaatagaggaaaTTAAACCAATCGAGCATAGTTCATCTAAGAAGAATACCTACAAAGCCTCGTCCAGAGTAGAGCATTTTCTCCCAAACTTTGTCGCAAACACAGGATTTTTGTGATAATTGCAGATCCCTTGTTTGAGGAAGAAATGAGCTCCTCCGTTAGATTGACGAGGTGTTTTATTTTATCCATTTTACTAAGTTCTCCATTTTTATGTGGattttatcatatgcaaaataaaagaatgaaaattagAGATCATCAAGTTCTGTCTCTGGCATATGTGAGTTAAAACTCAACCAAAAAAAACTCGTTCGATAGACGGTGCATTTAAtcgtaaataattataaataaataaaaaatcaggaTTTATTATGTATTCTTTTAATTGATTCCATATTATGCAATAAGAGGAGGGAGAATATATAATGTGTTGGGGAGTTTCTAACTTCCTAATCCTAAGTTCTTTAAAAGTATAGGCATTGGTATATGCATatacaaatacaaaaatatatttgtataatataACCCTTAGTTTGACTATATTGCATTATACATctctataattttacatatatgtTAATATCGTAAAAATAGTACAACAAGCCGAAATAGGAGAAACAATCATTCTTGACCCACGGAGGTGATTCAGGCCTCAAACGGTGTGATCTAATGCCTCTGACGATGATCTGGTGCAACACGTACGATGTCAATGCATATATTCGTGATGGTGAAAGGGAAATTAgagtagagaaaataaaaagatgaacACACATATTTACGTGGTTTAGCATATGCCTATATCCACAGACATTTGAGGAGGAAAAATttactataatatttttatttacaacaTCTCATTTTTCACTGTATAAAGAAAGTTATGGATACATTTAGTGGAAAGGAACACTTGCATTGGAGTCCTCTATCCAGATATTGAAAATAAAGTTGAATAAGAAGAGAAAAACTGAGGAAAAAAACCCTATGAAGAAGAAGTGCCAACCCCTTTTTAATGCGAGAGCTCTGTCTGCGCGCTCCCCTTTCCTTTGAAACCCTTATGTCTTCTGACCACCTGCCCAGCATGCCTTCCTAACAGCATGCATGCGTCCAGTCCCCCTACTTTATGCACTTCCTGACACTCCATGGCTCATCTTTCATTTTGTTCCTTTTTGTCTTTGTGGGCTAGATTTAGTCCTTTGGACCGTAGGATTTGCTCCCCTTACAATACttatgaacaatatttaaagtTTGGAAACtcctcaaatattattttatttattatttctctcttctctaactcactctctctctaataACCCTTTTCACTTCTCCCTCCCTCGACAACACAACAAACTTTTACATTTaccttcattttattattataaaatattatattttttaatcattttattatacttttaatataatatataaaaaaaaattatattttttatgtagcGGATGctaattgtaaaaaatatatataatccaagGGGATTTTTCTTAAATGGTAAAAGTAATCTCCAAAAAAGATATTTTTgcgtataaataaataagggaaataaacatatataaccCAATGCCAATCTTCTTTCGTGGTTATAGGCCAACGACCGTTCTACATTTATGCTATTTTTCGAGGCAGAGTTAAAAAGTACGACACCGCCTTTGGCAGACCGGCCCGTTTACTCACAACCATTTCGGGTTATTCAAAGAGCCGCCCGACTCGTTACGAAACTCTTCTCAATTTCCCAGAGCCACACTGTTCGTCCGAATTCCTCAGAAACCCCAAAAGAAACATACATGCACGCCATGGAGCAGGGAGATTTCGATCGGATACTCTTCTTCGAACAGGCCCGCAAAGCCGCCGAGGCTACCTACGCTAAGAACCCTCTCGATGCTGATGTTCGTAAATCaccaattttgaaaattaattttatattttactgatTGGTCTCTGAGAACTGATGGGAAATTCGATATATTTCTACCTAATTGTTGTGTGGGATTGAtggttttgttattattattgtttatggttatttgtttatttatccaGAACTTGACGAGGTGGGGAGGAGTACTGTTAGAGTTGTCTCAATTTCAGAGCGTTCCTGATTCGAAAAAGATGATTCAAGGTGCTTAGTTTCGTGAATATACTGGATTACTGAACCGTAGCTTCATATAAGCTTGAGTATTTTAAGAACCAATAGTTTTGATGGTTGGTTTATGGTATTAAAATTATTGGGCTTATCTACAAGTTCAATATATTACAAATTCATCcccaaataaaaaaacttgaacAAAATCATTCTTTGTCTGATTTACCAGATCTTATGGTAGTGCTTGCTGCAAATGATATTGGAATGACAATTTATATTACGCTTTTAACATGCTTGACTGCTTCAATAGCATGTTTCTACTCttggtttttaaattatattgatcaatTTTTGTGACTGATATCAAGTCCATAATCATTTTGCATCTGGGCAAGAATTTGTAACCAGGGCCTTGTATGTGTTTTTAATTCACAGATGCAATTTCAAAGCTGGAGGAAGCATTGCTGGTTAATCCCATGAAGCATGATGCTCTTTGGTGCCTAGGAAATGCTCACACTTCTTATGCATTTTTGACACCAGACCAGGATGAGGCAAAGGTTTATTTTGACAAGGCAGCTTTCAACTATCAGCAAGCGGTCGATGAGGTATTCCTTTTGAAAATCTCACGGGAAAGCATATGGTCCTTTGTTGTGTTTGCAAATGCCACAGCTTtgtagatttataattatagagttGCTCCACCATTTTGTAGGATCCAGGGAATGATCTTTATCGCAAGTCCTTGGAAGTTACTGCCAAGGTAATTTTCTGTtatattgtttaatatttaGCCAACAAAATGCTGAGTCCAAAACCATTGTTCGATTTGTTTTACACTTGACCTATTCAATTTGGTCTCTTACCGTGACTGGGTGGAGAAGGAGATGCCATTGTTGCATTAATAGAGAACTTTTTTGTgcgatttttaatttcttttgcttttaatTGGGtactacttatatatatatatatatatatataaattgtgtAGTATTAGTATTAACAGTAGGGAATGGAGTATTAGAAGGTATTCCTTGTGCGGCATTGCTACCTTCCTTGTATGGCATTGCTGGGATACTAGTGGGTGATTTGGTGACATTAAGTGGCAACTTAATTTACCGTCTTGCTAAATTTAAcattattgtaaagtaaatgtTTACAAAGTTGAGATAATCACTTGGCTGTGTTCATGACTTTAACCTtggtttttttaaaacaaaattattttacaaccaCAAGAGTTATGAAATACACATGAAGAATGAACACATGTTATTATTGCTGGATGAAATGTTGAAAGCAAATTACTTGAGCTTGTTATTTACCTAGACACTTTGGATTATAACTATATGTGGTTGTGGGCACCTATTTCCCCTTGAAAAcctgatatttattttttaaattgctaTTATTATTGTCAGTGTGGGCAAAATAATTACTACTCTTACTAATGTAATTGGTCATTTGAGCTGTAGGCTGTTTCATTAAGCAATTTAAAAGAATTGTCTGAAATGTAGAAAGCTAGACATTTATGGATGAGATGCTggttatctataaaaaaaaaatggatgagaTGCTGGTTCTATTTCTAGTCTTTGAACTTTGGGGAAGATCATATTGGGATCTAGATATTGTGAatcttccttttccttttcctgtTGATTTTCTGTTCTATTCTCTGTCTCCAAGAAGgtatatgtgtttttttttttttttttttttttttttagtaagaacgtgttgtatatatttatttgtataaCGGCTATGATACAATGATACAGTCCTCTGTTTGTGTCATTTGAGCATAGAATAGGAATCTGCCTAGTCTTTTAGTCTATAAATACTATGGCTTTTAGGCTTGCTACTGACACGTGTCAAACATTTATTTGTACCGACGTGGTGTTTCTGAAAATTTAGCAACTAGAGGATGACAGAAAGGCTGATTTTCACATGAGTTCAGGGAATAAGAAGTTCGATTTTAGAGTTCTTAGAATGTTCCAATATTTGCTTGCTTTGATGTTAGATATCAATGCATCTTTGAAACTTTGTATCACTCTCTTTAGGCCCCTGAATTGCACATGGAAATTCATAAGCATGGTTTTGCTCAACAAGCAATGGGGGCAGCAGGACCTTCTACTTCATCAGGTTCAAAGGTGAGATCCTGAGCCTTCTGcttctcttatttttctctGTTCTCTTGGTTGTGGTgtcaatatatatacacgatTTGTGGGTTTTGTCTTCATTAGGTAGTGCCTCACCTATCCATTTGGTATTTATGGATGCTCTAAGTATGCTCCTTGAATgcctgttttatttgtttgtcaGAGAGAAGCACGGTGTGTTTTGCTTGGACCACCTTTTTCTCAGTGTATCATGCTTAGTTTTCTCGATCAGTTGACATCTGTAATTGAGGTTTACTTTTTCCCCCTGTTGCAGActtcttcaaagaaaaagaagagcgATCTCAAGTATGACATATTTGGATGGATAATTCTTGCTGTTGGCATTGTTGCATGGGTGGGTTTTGCAAAATCACAGGTTCCTCCACCTCCTCCACGATAAGTGAGGCATTTGCATGCCGCCGGGGATTTTGCACATTTTGAGTGTTTCTGACCTGATTTATGCAGAAAGTTGAGGATCAAATCCACCTTCtcacttttctcaaaaaaaaaaaaaagtttgaggaTCAAATCTAATCCATCctccattagttttttttttggttagccTTAGTAACGTATTCCATGTACAACTGATAAGTTAAAGTGTCTTCAATCTTCTATgtgaaatattaatttttctccCCAAATTAGTGGTTGAGCCGCTATGGATGTTTTCATTGGGATACAGCTTTAGTATTTCCTTTTTGTCTTGGTTTGTTTCAGCAGAAAATCTTTATGGAAAATGTTTCTGTAACTAGACAAATTTTCCACTGGGTTGTGTCGGAAAAAATGGAAGGAAACTAGGTCCGTTTAGGTCAAGAAGCAGCTTATTGGTGTTTAATTAACGCCGATACCTTTATAATTTGTAAGTGCTCGACTTTTCGTCCTTTTTGTGGTCTGGAGAAGGCAGCACTCCGCATCAACTTATTTTCCACCATTTTCGCCCAAGTTATTAAAAAACACATGCTCAATGAGAACTGCTGAagtgactcttttttttttttaaatttaagtttcCGAATCATGTAAGAAATGAGATTTTATATATCACTTACATCCATCGGTCAGTATAAATTATAACACACTCgcctaaaatttttcttctggCCAGTCTATCGTAGATGACGAGACTCAAATTTCAGACTTTTAATTAGAATAGACTCATGTACGATTTATAACGCCTCAGAAGTAGGGCTGTAATTAAGCCGAGTCAAGCCGAGCTTTGGCTTGCCGAACTCGAGCTCGAGTCCAAactcgagattttttttaattctttgttcgagctcgactcgataagttgaaatctcaactcgagctcgagctcgagttcatcccacaaacgagttcgagtcgagtcgagctcgagctcgaacttgaattattttttttaataagatttaataattaataaattaaataaataaataaataaaaattaatattgaatttatacaattaacaagtagaacctctattaaattataaaattttaaaaaagttataaataattaatatctaactagttgatatttatccaaaataacaatatattatatgcctacatatattattaatacatatacttaatatgatagaatatatctatttcatatatggttttcACATAcaagtatatgaaattattaaattttatcaactaattattatacaaattataaaatattcctatgaagtatatttactatatagacataaggaattagaatacatattatatatttaattataaaagtggtatgcttatattattagttaatacatatatacatgcatagctgtatgtatatatttattaatatatgaatgagttttaatcgagtcgagctaacgagtcgactcgagcataaacgagcgagcctaaacgagccttagtcgagtcgagtcgagttttgtcgagtatgtgtcatttacaaatcgagcgagcatctgctttaacgaacgagttttttttttttcacgagtcgagttcgattcgagtttaaccgagcgagctatcgaacagactggttcatttacagccctactCAGAAAAAAGACTCAAGTCACATCTAGATAtataatccaaaaatattggtTAATGGTCTTACCTGTTAAAGAGGTCCGGTTTGGATTCAAAAGTATCTACaattcatcttaactcattttatctaattattataattttttaaaatttttatacaaaatataataaaaaaatttaatttttttaaatcttaaaacaataataattttaaaaaaataagaacaataaaaatatttcaagcaCGTAGATTATTAGTTATGATATCGTAAACGTTTAATAGAGGATATACCGTAGTCATGTTCTGGATAGGCTTTGACTTGAAATCTTCCATGTTTGGTATCCAAGATTTTGTCCACACATTTATTGATAGACCATCAAATATTTGGAGCATGAACACATTCAAAAAATTCCTCTCTCAATGCAATCAAAGAAGTAATACCTTGATATGGCTCCCAAATCACGATGAGAAATTCTTAATTAAAACAGTCCATTATCTTGCTGCAAAATATATATGCTTCACAATCCTTCAAGATTTCCTAACAATCAACTTCAAAAAtctttggaatttgaaaatacATGATCGTCACAAGCTCTTACTTTGGAAAACCATATGGGACATTCTCCCAACTATGACTAAGTTAAGCAGCATTATTTCGAATTTACaacaataattttattctttatgcAACCAAGCAAAAGAAACTTTGCTTCAAATTTTTGTTAACTAACCCGTGGTTCAAATACCATGAAAATATAGTAGATGGCCCCTGAATCTGGCATCACTACC
This is a stretch of genomic DNA from Carya illinoinensis cultivar Pawnee chromosome 3, C.illinoinensisPawnee_v1, whole genome shotgun sequence. It encodes these proteins:
- the LOC122302748 gene encoding B2 protein-like, encoding MESMQSFWQLSSELRGQSKASEDHKWSMVASKLAEQTRSKGERMNNLDLSKGPAEIRTREKVGFQEDNKFESLNFNMLNLDSKLTENGSKSSFRNGIFNMNAVYQKNNANLVGNLMATKYIGNNHSNKASNDNGSSNNNNSNINENANTNNAVDKRFKTLPATETLPRNEVLGGYIFVCNNDTMQEDLKRQLFGLPPRYRDSVRAITPGLPLFLYNYTTHQLHGIFEATTFGGSNIDPTAWEDKKCKGESRFPAQVRIRVRKVCKALEEDAFRPVLHHYDGPKFRLELSVPETLDLLDLCEQAGSAA
- the LOC122302749 gene encoding mitochondrial import receptor subunit TOM20-like — protein: MLFFEAELKSTTPPLADRPVYSQPFRVIQRAARLVTKLFSISQSHTVRPNSSETPKETYMHAMEQGDFDRILFFEQARKAAEATYAKNPLDADNLTRWGGVLLELSQFQSVPDSKKMIQDAISKLEEALLVNPMKHDALWCLGNAHTSYAFLTPDQDEAKVYFDKAAFNYQQAVDEDPGNDLYRKSLEVTAKAPELHMEIHKHGFAQQAMGAAGPSTSSGSKTSSKKKKSDLKYDIFGWIILAVGIVAWVGFAKSQVPPPPPR